Proteins from one Gemmatimonadaceae bacterium genomic window:
- a CDS encoding ankyrin repeat domain-containing protein codes for MKRVSLFGAALLCAASASAFAQQKDTRGKVTLPMPPARTPAVADAAQKGDAAAVKKLIAQGADVNVPEGDGMTALHWAAEHGDSAITTMLLRAHADVKAATRIGSYTPLELASRSGSAAVVKALLAAGADPNRPDASGATAVHLAAAAGNADAVSALLEKGGNPNAREKEWGQTPLFFAAENNRAAAIKVLLAKGADPAARSNVMNLQEDAARDQAGTKKRNEVLIAFMPQARKDSVAAAAKAQAHADSIAAAEAGPNAAQFARRGGGGGGGGGRGGPQPKGPFTMEQVQAAIDSGRVVEAMRPASNAQVTEEVDTLNGGVAGYNGTVGGVGGFTALHHAARQGNVEAARALLDGGADINDTSRVDHTTPLLIATINGQFDVAMLLVQRGANPNIASNVGMTPLYATLNTQWAPKSRYPQPQAIQNQKTPYLELMKALLDAKANVNAKLGTQPWYFAYNNCGNANCGLEYLDGSTAFWRAAYAVDVDAMKLLVKYGADPNIPAIRAPQGGGRGGRGGRGGGAGRGGAPPGDIAAFDSATRAAQFAGGRGGGGGRGAQPILDPAIDSAAKAAPVGLGVYPIDAVAGEGYGNGFAGNSHRHAPDGWMPAMRYLVEELHADVNQRDARGMTPLHQAAARGDNEMILYLVAHGADPRAVSRDGHTTVDMANGPVQRLRPLPETIALLEKLGAKNQHHCVSC; via the coding sequence ATGAAACGAGTCAGCCTGTTCGGTGCGGCGCTGCTGTGTGCGGCGAGCGCATCGGCATTCGCGCAGCAAAAGGACACGCGCGGCAAGGTCACGCTCCCGATGCCGCCGGCGCGAACGCCGGCGGTCGCCGATGCCGCGCAGAAGGGCGATGCCGCGGCGGTAAAGAAGCTCATCGCGCAGGGCGCCGACGTGAACGTGCCCGAAGGCGATGGCATGACGGCGCTGCACTGGGCGGCGGAGCACGGCGACTCGGCGATAACGACGATGCTGCTTCGCGCTCACGCCGACGTCAAAGCCGCGACGCGCATCGGCTCGTATACGCCGCTCGAGCTCGCGAGCCGCAGCGGCTCGGCGGCCGTGGTGAAGGCCCTTCTTGCCGCCGGCGCCGATCCGAATCGCCCCGACGCAAGCGGCGCGACCGCCGTGCACCTCGCGGCGGCGGCCGGGAATGCGGACGCAGTGTCCGCGCTCCTCGAAAAAGGCGGAAACCCGAACGCGCGCGAGAAAGAGTGGGGACAGACGCCGCTCTTCTTCGCCGCTGAGAATAATCGCGCAGCCGCGATCAAGGTGTTGCTCGCGAAGGGCGCCGATCCCGCGGCGCGGTCGAACGTGATGAATCTTCAGGAAGACGCGGCGCGCGATCAGGCCGGTACGAAGAAGCGCAACGAGGTCCTCATCGCGTTCATGCCGCAGGCACGAAAGGATTCGGTCGCAGCGGCGGCCAAGGCCCAGGCTCACGCGGACTCGATCGCCGCCGCCGAAGCCGGTCCGAACGCCGCGCAGTTTGCGCGGCGCGGCGGTGGCGGCGGCGGCGGCGGTGGTCGAGGCGGCCCGCAGCCAAAGGGTCCGTTTACGATGGAACAGGTTCAGGCCGCGATCGACTCCGGTCGCGTCGTCGAAGCCATGCGCCCCGCGTCGAACGCGCAGGTGACTGAAGAAGTCGACACGCTCAACGGCGGCGTCGCGGGCTACAACGGAACGGTGGGCGGCGTCGGCGGCTTCACGGCGCTGCATCACGCGGCTCGCCAAGGGAACGTCGAAGCCGCGCGCGCGCTGCTCGACGGCGGCGCGGACATCAATGACACGAGCCGCGTCGATCACACGACGCCGCTCCTCATCGCGACGATCAACGGGCAGTTCGACGTCGCGATGCTCCTCGTCCAGCGTGGCGCGAATCCGAACATCGCCAGCAACGTCGGCATGACGCCGCTCTACGCGACGCTCAATACGCAGTGGGCGCCGAAGTCGCGCTATCCACAGCCGCAGGCGATCCAGAACCAGAAGACTCCCTACCTCGAGCTGATGAAAGCGCTGCTCGACGCGAAGGCCAACGTCAACGCGAAACTCGGCACGCAGCCGTGGTATTTCGCCTACAACAACTGCGGCAACGCCAACTGCGGGCTGGAGTATCTCGACGGTTCGACGGCGTTCTGGCGCGCGGCGTATGCGGTTGACGTTGACGCCATGAAGCTCTTGGTGAAGTACGGCGCCGATCCGAACATTCCGGCGATCCGCGCGCCGCAGGGTGGCGGCCGTGGTGGTCGCGGCGGGCGTGGCGGCGGAGCGGGTCGTGGTGGCGCTCCTCCGGGCGACATCGCCGCGTTCGACTCGGCGACGCGCGCCGCGCAATTCGCCGGCGGTCGTGGCGGCGGCGGCGGCCGCGGTGCCCAGCCGATTCTCGACCCGGCAATCGATTCCGCGGCGAAGGCGGCGCCGGTCGGCCTCGGCGTCTATCCAATCGACGCGGTGGCGGGCGAAGGCTACGGCAACGGCTTCGCTGGTAACTCTCACCGCCACGCGCCAGATGGCTGGATGCCGGCGATGCGGTACCTCGTCGAAGAGTTGCACGCCGACGTCAACCAGCGCGACGCGCGCGGCATGACGCCCCTGCACCAGGCGGCCGCCCGCGGCGACAACGAGATGATCCTGTACCTCGTCGCGCACGGCGCCGATCCACGAGCCGTGTCACGAGACGGACATACGACGGTGGACATGGCGAACGGGCCGGTGCAGCGACTACGTCCCTTGCCCGAGACGATCGCGCTGCTCGAGAAGCTCGGCGCGAAGAACCAGCACCATTGCGTGTCCTGCTGA